The Desulfomonilaceae bacterium genome window below encodes:
- a CDS encoding DMT family transporter, with the protein MTYCASQKKDALDFTAMAILVVLCSSWGLQQVAIKIANHGISPILQSGIRSIGATILVGILMIVRREPLMERDGTLWWGIAAGLLFAAEFLLIYVGLGFTNASRAAIFLYLSPFVVALGAHIFIPNERLRRIQVIGLCCAFTGIMVAFGESVSLPTHRMLIGDAMLALAAVLWGATTVMIKASPLAKIAPSKTLMYQLVVSAVTLPLGSLAIGEPGIVSMTPLIVGSIVYQIVWIAFITYLAWFWLLTHYPASRLASFTFLTPLFGVMAGGIILHEPITHLLLIALVLVGAGIYLVNCPEPGRSG; encoded by the coding sequence ATGACTTATTGCGCTTCACAAAAGAAAGACGCTCTGGACTTCACGGCAATGGCTATCCTTGTAGTTCTGTGCTCCAGTTGGGGCTTGCAGCAGGTAGCTATCAAGATTGCAAATCATGGTATCTCCCCAATCCTTCAATCCGGCATCCGGTCAATCGGAGCGACAATCCTGGTTGGGATTTTGATGATAGTGCGACGTGAGCCATTAATGGAGAGAGATGGCACATTATGGTGGGGGATTGCTGCAGGTCTTCTTTTTGCCGCTGAGTTTCTTCTGATCTACGTTGGGCTCGGATTCACCAACGCCTCCCGAGCTGCGATATTCCTCTATCTTTCTCCGTTTGTGGTCGCTTTGGGCGCTCACATATTTATTCCAAACGAGCGTCTGAGAAGGATCCAAGTCATTGGGCTATGTTGCGCCTTCACCGGCATTATGGTTGCTTTTGGTGAGTCCGTAAGTTTGCCAACTCACCGGATGCTCATTGGCGACGCGATGCTAGCCCTGGCGGCGGTGCTTTGGGGCGCTACCACAGTGATGATAAAGGCGTCCCCCCTGGCGAAAATAGCTCCGAGCAAGACATTGATGTATCAACTTGTAGTTTCTGCCGTAACGCTTCCGTTAGGGTCTTTAGCGATTGGTGAACCCGGAATTGTGTCAATGACTCCATTGATAGTTGGAAGTATAGTCTATCAAATTGTGTGGATCGCTTTTATCACATACCTCGCCTGGTTTTGGCTACTAACACACTACCCGGCTTCACGTCTCGCCTCTTTTACCTTTCTCACACCACTTTTCGGTGTAATGGCAGGAGGGATTATTTTGCATGAGCCTATTACCCATCTGCTATTGATAGCGCTAGTTCTTGTGGGCGCCGGTATTTATTTGGTCAATTGCCCTGAGCCGGGTCGATCAGGATGA
- a CDS encoding acyl-CoA dehydratase activase: MLRRFLGIDCGSVSLNLFLINDGSFEPITLYLRTRGQPLQAFLDAVKQMMRVCGGDIPLAGVLVTGSARELLSRTMEIPAINEISAHALGAHKINPEIRTIIEIGGQDSKYIKIEPSSDNGMPRVRVFRMNEICAAGTGAFLDEQAQRLGIGIESFGSIALQSTNPASIAGRCAVFAKTDMIHKAQEGTPLPDILLGLANALVRNYMSTLIKGDSPESVISLQGGVMSNQAVVHAFRKALGLDPDKLVVAPYFKVLGALGCAELAFRRGVRHDLSFGQLKMMAERAIKKPAERSFAKPLERVGVDAPACKVVGLAPETLRSPVIMGLDVGSVSVKGVIIDSCGKIVSEDYRLSQSRPLETVAEVLKALLGCGISPEVISVTGSGRNLVGRLLDADVIVNEITAQARAAFYFDSSVDTVVEIGGQDSKWIALQDGRIKDFEMCRVCAAGTGSFLMAQAQRLNMNMGMEFSEAAFAADKPADLGNRCTVFMESDLIHHQNNGASSNDLAAGVCISIVQNFLERVANHKELGLNTVFLGGVAATPAVCAAFKQYTGRKIQVPPFFRVSGAMGAALNALDKVNLKEIVPKSHEEILQYSEDLETDQFGCQGCANQCKINKYRIHERSIFEGGMCDRWESEERDYKIRAGLNLFSFRTKLLESLVQSDSQAAIRWAMVRSPQFYEYFPFWQAFLNDLGVFLDVAPQTDRKQFEAGSQSLRVETCLPIKVMAGQIAKAVHLGAKTLFHPAILSEPPFENGDKPLGYCPYIQASTQFFKGIFDIGWIEPTVNSEIDPDAFRKEHIRLAVGLGFSHPRAEAAFSLGLERLKAFNTEIRRKGEEFLNGLGASEQALVVLGKPYHTSDPFLNMNLGNLFQRFDIRSLPGDLYPVSDEDFSPVSWKYHAKMIRVARNVSRDPRLFPVYIGFFGCGPDAFSIRHIRDALGSKPLLTLEMDEHVSRAGMITRLEAFLDRIRHETKRIRLSNSYVLNKPVPQDLHTNEPVQATVAQRKTRQVGRAETLYLPYWGDHTYAFAAAAMSVGLDTRVLAPPDQETESLGRPHLVGGECHPYMLVLGDYLKLALALPDASVSKSRFYMINPDACRLAQFPVYIDKVRQDLGLSLKVITDIERGVEEFRISKLDYQRMMLRLWEGLNAYDLLFSLFLEIRPMTRDESKVDRVYVDSRNKLFEALKAGHVREGLEQVLHNLYIFPTDDDEPRPAIAVTGDYYTRVVPFANNDVYREIEANGGYIWAPPTLSDCFKLGALRDFVWSLLSGRSKAAARHGLFYTLMTALELNIRVSRTARQVIRGPMDIMGVGMWKTASNYADTKLPAGITAPIATTLKDLDAGADGVLNLMTLNCSYGTVVTAALIRALKARPEIPMLTLVHDGLKKTNEKTRIEAFMEQAHEHFRSRLDQKDSDSGFSSFWRRLRAS, encoded by the coding sequence ATGCTCAGGAGATTTCTCGGTATTGATTGCGGGTCTGTCAGTTTAAACCTTTTTCTTATAAATGATGGTTCATTCGAACCGATCACGCTTTACCTTCGAACTCGGGGACAACCTCTTCAAGCTTTTTTAGATGCAGTTAAACAAATGATGCGCGTTTGTGGAGGCGACATCCCTTTGGCGGGGGTTCTCGTAACAGGCAGCGCCAGGGAACTTCTGTCCAGGACAATGGAAATCCCTGCTATTAATGAGATAAGCGCACACGCTCTGGGGGCCCATAAAATAAATCCGGAAATTAGGACTATCATTGAGATTGGTGGCCAGGATTCAAAGTACATAAAAATAGAACCTTCGTCTGACAACGGGATGCCTCGCGTGCGGGTTTTTAGAATGAACGAAATATGCGCCGCTGGTACCGGGGCGTTCTTGGATGAACAGGCGCAGAGACTGGGCATTGGAATTGAATCATTTGGCTCGATAGCCCTCCAGAGTACCAACCCAGCCTCAATTGCCGGCCGATGCGCAGTATTCGCGAAGACGGACATGATCCACAAGGCTCAGGAAGGGACTCCTCTTCCAGACATCCTTTTGGGGCTGGCAAACGCATTAGTAAGAAATTACATGTCCACCCTTATAAAGGGTGATTCACCAGAGTCCGTGATTTCCCTTCAGGGTGGGGTGATGAGCAATCAAGCCGTTGTCCACGCTTTTAGAAAAGCGTTAGGGCTCGACCCTGACAAACTCGTAGTCGCTCCATATTTCAAGGTGCTTGGAGCCCTTGGTTGCGCTGAGCTTGCCTTTCGTAGAGGGGTGAGACATGACTTGTCGTTTGGTCAATTGAAGATGATGGCCGAACGAGCAATCAAGAAACCGGCGGAGCGATCATTCGCCAAACCTCTAGAACGAGTTGGTGTCGACGCTCCTGCCTGCAAAGTCGTTGGCCTAGCCCCGGAGACTTTGCGGTCCCCCGTGATCATGGGGCTGGATGTGGGCTCTGTGTCTGTAAAAGGGGTGATCATTGACTCTTGTGGCAAAATTGTTTCCGAGGATTATAGGTTATCCCAATCTCGACCGCTGGAGACAGTGGCGGAAGTCCTGAAGGCGCTTCTCGGATGCGGAATTTCTCCAGAAGTGATCTCAGTCACCGGGAGTGGCCGAAATCTAGTAGGGAGGCTTCTGGACGCGGACGTCATTGTAAATGAGATTACGGCTCAAGCTAGGGCCGCTTTTTATTTTGATTCATCTGTCGATACGGTGGTCGAGATCGGTGGTCAGGACTCGAAATGGATCGCCCTCCAAGACGGGCGCATAAAAGATTTTGAAATGTGCCGGGTTTGCGCGGCTGGAACTGGGAGCTTTCTCATGGCTCAGGCCCAACGGCTTAATATGAATATGGGGATGGAGTTTTCCGAGGCTGCGTTCGCAGCGGATAAGCCGGCGGATCTGGGTAATCGATGTACCGTATTCATGGAATCCGACCTTATCCACCACCAAAACAATGGGGCGTCGTCTAACGATCTGGCCGCAGGGGTCTGTATCAGCATAGTTCAAAACTTTTTGGAGAGAGTGGCCAATCACAAGGAACTGGGGCTCAATACTGTATTTCTTGGGGGAGTGGCTGCTACACCCGCCGTTTGCGCTGCATTTAAACAGTACACTGGTCGTAAGATTCAGGTCCCACCATTTTTTAGAGTTTCAGGCGCTATGGGCGCAGCCTTGAACGCTCTGGACAAGGTCAACCTAAAGGAAATAGTTCCGAAAAGTCATGAAGAAATTCTCCAGTATAGTGAAGACTTGGAGACAGACCAGTTTGGATGTCAGGGATGCGCCAACCAATGTAAGATCAATAAATACAGGATCCACGAACGGAGTATATTTGAAGGAGGCATGTGTGACAGGTGGGAATCGGAGGAAAGGGATTACAAGATCAGAGCGGGATTAAATCTCTTTTCTTTTAGAACTAAATTGTTGGAAAGCCTGGTGCAAAGTGATTCTCAGGCGGCTATACGCTGGGCCATGGTTCGTTCCCCTCAGTTCTATGAGTATTTTCCTTTCTGGCAAGCCTTCTTGAATGACCTTGGGGTATTTCTTGATGTGGCTCCCCAGACGGACAGGAAACAGTTCGAGGCTGGTTCACAATCTCTCAGAGTGGAAACCTGCCTACCCATAAAGGTTATGGCTGGACAAATAGCCAAAGCGGTTCATTTGGGGGCAAAAACTCTATTCCATCCAGCTATATTGAGTGAGCCCCCTTTCGAGAACGGAGACAAACCGCTGGGATATTGCCCGTACATTCAGGCCTCTACACAATTCTTCAAGGGAATCTTTGACATCGGATGGATTGAACCAACAGTGAACAGCGAGATCGATCCTGATGCTTTTCGAAAGGAGCATATTCGCCTGGCTGTGGGTCTCGGGTTTTCTCACCCCAGAGCCGAGGCCGCTTTCTCTCTAGGACTTGAACGGCTGAAAGCATTCAACACCGAAATTAGACGAAAAGGCGAAGAATTCCTAAACGGGCTTGGGGCATCGGAACAAGCCCTAGTTGTTCTGGGCAAGCCATATCATACATCGGATCCCTTTCTTAATATGAACTTGGGAAATCTTTTTCAGAGGTTTGATATACGCTCATTGCCCGGTGACTTGTATCCTGTCTCTGATGAGGATTTCTCTCCAGTTAGTTGGAAATACCACGCGAAGATGATCAGAGTGGCCCGGAACGTGTCACGTGATCCAAGATTATTTCCAGTCTATATAGGTTTTTTTGGGTGCGGCCCGGATGCTTTCAGCATTCGTCACATCAGGGATGCGCTTGGCTCAAAGCCTTTGCTGACGCTCGAGATGGATGAGCATGTATCCAGGGCTGGTATGATTACCCGGCTCGAAGCCTTTTTGGATAGAATTCGTCACGAAACGAAAAGAATTCGTCTCTCCAATTCCTACGTCTTGAACAAACCTGTTCCTCAGGATTTGCATACAAATGAACCGGTACAAGCGACAGTCGCTCAGCGGAAAACTAGGCAGGTAGGAAGGGCTGAAACGCTCTATCTGCCCTATTGGGGTGACCATACATACGCCTTCGCCGCTGCGGCAATGTCGGTAGGACTAGACACTCGGGTACTTGCGCCTCCTGATCAGGAAACTGAAAGCTTGGGGAGGCCACACTTGGTAGGGGGCGAGTGTCATCCGTATATGCTTGTGTTGGGCGACTACCTGAAACTGGCGCTAGCATTGCCTGACGCATCAGTTTCAAAATCCAGGTTTTATATGATCAATCCAGATGCTTGTCGTTTGGCGCAATTTCCTGTGTACATCGACAAAGTTCGTCAGGATCTGGGACTTTCTCTGAAGGTAATAACGGACATCGAGAGAGGAGTGGAAGAGTTTCGAATTTCAAAACTTGATTACCAACGCATGATGCTGAGGCTATGGGAAGGTCTCAACGCGTACGACTTGCTGTTTAGCCTCTTCCTGGAGATTCGGCCGATGACAAGAGATGAATCGAAAGTTGATAGGGTTTATGTGGATTCCAGAAACAAGCTTTTTGAGGCCCTTAAAGCAGGGCATGTCAGAGAGGGGTTGGAACAGGTTCTACACAACCTCTACATATTCCCCACTGATGACGATGAACCACGACCAGCCATAGCCGTAACTGGAGATTATTATACTCGTGTGGTCCCATTCGCCAATAATGATGTTTACCGGGAAATTGAAGCGAATGGTGGATATATCTGGGCCCCACCTACACTGTCGGACTGTTTCAAGCTAGGCGCTCTAAGAGATTTTGTATGGAGCCTGTTGAGTGGTAGGTCCAAGGCTGCTGCCCGTCACGGCCTTTTTTACACGTTGATGACCGCATTGGAGTTGAACATAAGAGTGTCCCGAACGGCGCGACAAGTTATAAGGGGGCCGATGGACATCATGGGCGTCGGTATGTGGAAGACAGCCAGTAATTATGCCGATACGAAACTCCCGGCAGGAATCACTGCGCCTATCGCGACAACGTTGAAGGATCTGGATGCAGGAGCTGATGGTGTTTTGAATCTGATGACACTAAACTGCTCGTACGGGACAGTGGTCACCGCAGCTCTAATTAGGGCTTTGAAGGCCAGACCAGAGATTCCCATGCTCACGCTCGTTCATGATGGGTTGAAAAAAACCAATGAAAAAACCCGAATTGAAGCGTTCATGGAACAGGCCCACGAACATTTCAGAAGTAGGCTCGATCAAAAAGACTCTGATTCAGGCTTTTCATCATTCTGGCGGAGGCTGAGAGCAAGTTAG